The Syntrophorhabdus sp. genome segment AGATGGAATGGACGCCCTCCTCGTGGACGAGGTGCGCGTTCGCGGCCGCAAGGTCGAGGTGCAGCGAGCCGTTGACAGAGGTGAGGACGTCTCCGGGGAAACCCGCGTCGAGGAACGCGTCCGCGACCTCTTTGCCGACCTCGTAGCAACAGCCGCGGATGCAGGGACCCATGAGGGCAAGCATGCGCTGCGTCGCCGCTCCCCGCTCCGTCATCATGCCGACCGCCCGGGAAGCTATCTTCCTGAGGGTACCGCGCCAGCCAGCGTGAACGATGGAGACCATGGGAAAGCCGGGATCGACGAGGATAATACAGAGGCAATCCGCGGTGTTGATCACCCCGGCGATACCCCGTTTGTACAGGAGGATCCCATCGCCCTTCACGGGTCTGTCACCGTTGCCGATCACGTGGATATCGGTTCCATGCTCCTGGCTGAGCCCGACGGCGTCACCCAGGGAAAAGGCGTCGAGGAACGCCTCCGCCTGATGTCCCTTAAGCGGGGACGCAGGCGAGCGCCGGGTAAAGAACCCGTGCACGATACCCGCCTTCGTCAACCCCGGGACATGGTAATACTCCCAATCGTTCCTGCTCTCGCGTACAAATTCCTTCACAGCCCCGTCCCTTCCCTGCAAAACATCGTTTATGTAGTAGTTTACGGGTTTTCTAGCGCCCTTGTCCACGATGTTTTTCGAGAAAATCGACCATGTCCGCGGGAACGGGAGCCTCGATGGTCACGGGTTTCGAGGTCACGGGATGGATGAACTCTATCCGGTACGCATGGAGAAGGGGTCGTAACGCCGACCTCTTCGCCTTTCTGCCGTATGTCTCGTCACCGGCAACGGGATAGCCGGCGTGACTCAGATGGACCCGTATCTGGTGTGTCCTGCCCGTCGCGGGATAGGCCTCGACGCAGGAAAAACCCTTGAGCCTCTCAAGGACCTTGAAGTCCGTCTTTGCCTGCCTTCCCCCGGAATGCAGCACGGCCATCTTCTTTCGCTCCACGGGATGGCGCCCGATATTTCCCTCCACCGTCCAGGAATCGAGGCCGGGCACCCCCTCGACGACCGCCCGATACGTCTTCCGGACCTTCCTGTCTTTGAAGAGCGCCGACAGCCTCTCCTGCGTCCTCTCGTCACGAGCGACGAGAATAACTCCCGTCGTCCCCTTGTCCAGCCGATGCACGATCCCCGCTCTCATCCCCACCAC includes the following:
- a CDS encoding RluA family pseudouridine synthase, which produces MTDSFRIVCDARDVRLDVFLSERLSLTRTKVKEMIDGGHVRVDGRTPKPAMRLKEHMQIEGEVPRETVPDVAPEEIPLDVLYEDDHFLAINKPAGMVVHPSFGHSSGTLVNAVLGYLGEKRVMGDGSWVMGNEEGATTVVGMRAGIVHRLDKGTTGVILVARDERTQERLSALFKDRKVRKTYRAVVEGVPGLDSWTVEGNIGRHPVERKKMAVLHSGGRQAKTDFKVLERLKGFSCVEAYPATGRTHQIRVHLSHAGYPVAGDETYGRKAKRSALRPLLHAYRIEFIHPVTSKPVTIEAPVPADMVDFLEKHRGQGR
- a CDS encoding polyphenol oxidase family protein, whose product is MKEFVRESRNDWEYYHVPGLTKAGIVHGFFTRRSPASPLKGHQAEAFLDAFSLGDAVGLSQEHGTDIHVIGNGDRPVKGDGILLYKRGIAGVINTADCLCIILVDPGFPMVSIVHAGWRGTLRKIASRAVGMMTERGAATQRMLALMGPCIRGCCYEVGKEVADAFLDAGFPGDVLTSVNGSLHLDLAAANAHLVHEEGVHSICDTGLCTYCGDGDFVSYRRGARNARQMNFVAIK